TCTTAGTAAGAGAGTTCACTAGATCTTTTTTAGGCAGGTTTAACGAAATGGCTTTCTTGAATGCCTGAATGGATTTGGTATAATCCTTCTTGCTTTCGTAGATATAGCCCATATACATCCAAGCTTCTCCCGAAGTTGGATTTCCTTCGTTGTACTTCTGGAATTGCTTTAGGGCTTCTGCGTAGTCTTTTCTGGAATAAGCCTTCTTTCCGTCTTTCAGATCCGCAAAAATCGGTGCGGACAAAAGAAAGAACATACATAGAAGGAGGATACCTGTTCCGATTCGGACCGCGTTCGGTTTACAGGTTCTCCTTCGGTGATTACGAGAAATGGAAGGCATTTATCCAATTTTGGAAGGAAGTTCCACGAATAAAGTGGAATTTCTGCCTTTCCAAAAGGAATTATTTATTTCCTAAAACTTCCGCCTTTCTCGCAGCTAATGCTCTCGCAGCCCTCAAATTCACACTCATTGTAGTGATTTGCGGGTTTACGGACAATCCTGTCGGATAGACAGAAGCATCCATTACGAAAATATTCTTATGCCCATAGAGTTGAAAGTTCATGTCAACCGCTCCTCTTTCAGGAGAATCGGCGGCTTGGATAGAACCATGTGGGTGAGCGGAGCCTACTAGAACCTTGCCGGGCTCTATACTCTTATCCAGGATCCAATCAAACTTAGAATTCTTATCTACAGGAATTGGATCGGTCACATCAGGGAATGGAAATACGATTGCTTTCGCGCCTGCGGCAACCTGCACTTCTGCAAGTGACTTCAATCCCTTCAAAAGGTTTTTTCCATCGGTAGGAGTCAGTTCAAAGTATACCTTTCTTCTTCCTAAGGACCATTTTACGGACGCGTTAGCCTCACCGTCAGCACCGTCTCGAACAAGCACGATACCGCCGCTCATGTTCGGATACTTCTTCATCACATCGAATTGCTTCTGTCCATAATAAGGAACAAGAGAGCTTGCCAATGTAGGACGGAAAGGTGCAACTTCCAGCCAATAGCCATAGCCAGTATTGTCTTGGTTATGGCCGTCCTTGATCACTGCAGACTGAGGAGGTCCCGAGAACATATTAATCTTATCGTCAAAGATCGCGAAGTTTACGCTAGTAGGGTGAACTTTCAGGTTTCTTCCCACCCAATCGTTTCCGAGTCCCGATCTCTGAAGAAGTGCAGGTCCTTCGATTGCGCCCGCGCTTACGATTACGACTTGGGCATCGATCACCAGTTTTTCTATGATCTTATTTGGAGCCTTTTCGTAAGCGTCCGGAGTGAATTCTGCGACTACGGTTTTAATATTACCGTCTTCTTTGATGTACTGGGCTCTCATATTGGAGATTACAGTCGCACCCGCTTCGATCGCATCCGGGATCCAAGTCAAGAATGCGGACTGTTTCGCGTTGATCGGACAACCTAAACCGCAGCGGCCTAGTCCAATACAACCTCTATTATTATTCTTTAATACTTCAGGATGGAGACCAAGTGCTCTTCCACCTTTCATCAGAGTGTTATTGTTTGCGTTTATTAGATTTGGAGGTACCTCGTGCACTCCAATCCTTTCGTGAACTTCGGAGACGAACGCATCCATTTCCTGTCTTCCGTAATTCTTCCAACCGAAACGCTTGTCCCACTCGTTAGTTACATAGTCGGGAGGATAGAGAGAAGTTTGCCAGTTGACTGTGGTAGATCCACCGACTGTTTTTCCCTGAAGGATAGAAAGAGTTTGCTCTTCCGTTATAATAAAACCTGCATCCCTGTACAGACGAGACTGAGAGATGAATTCGTCGCCGGTGAACTTAGCAGGAGTAAAATAAGAACCTTCTTCAATCAGGATCACTTTCCATCCTGCCTTTGCAAGAGTAGCAGCTACCACTGCTCCTCCAGCTCCGGAACCGATGACTACTGCCTCGGTCTTAAGCTTCCAAGTGTCTTTGATTCCTTCTTTCTGTATGATCTCCGCATGTTTGTTCGGAGTGATAATTTGATCGTTTGCTGCAGGAATTCCGCCCATCTTCTTAGCCCTCGTAGCCTACTAGTTTAGAATAATCTTTTTCCATGGACACAAGGAAGAAGGATAACTGACGCATGATATTGTATGCCCCGCGCTTCAATGAAAGAGAAGAACTCTTCCAAGAGAGAAGTCGTTTCTCACGGTCTTCTTTAGAAAGACCTGCAAGAGAAGTAAAAGAGAGGTCCAGAGCGAAAGAAACAAGCGTGGAAGTCGGTAAGAATGCTAATAGCTTTAAAACAGATTCCGTTTCTATAGGATAAGGATGACCGTAGATATACTTGTCAGCTGCGACGCCTAGATCGAAACCTTGGATCGGATTTCCTTCCAGAAATACTTCTTCCAAAGATTTAAAGGCCCAGTACTGATCATCACTTAGTCCATGTAACTTAGGAACAGGGCCTGATTTACAAGAAACTTGAGGAAGGAGAATTGCGGAGACTGCCGCGGTTTTGAATAAGAATTTGAGAAAGCGACTGCGAGAGACTCTCTCTTCCAGAAACGATTCCAACTTTTACTCCTCAACTCTGTTCGAAAAACAGAGTTTTATCGTAACGAATGTTTTGGAATATGTTTTACTTTTGTCTATCCTTTCTTTTGGAATTTCTTCATCTTCACGTAAATTTTAATTTCTTCAAAGTCGATTCGATCTAGTTCGACTTCAAAAGTTTCTCCTAAAGAATACTGTTTGGTATATTTCTTTGAATAGAAAGAGAAGTCTGTCTCTGCTTGTAGCTCTCCTTCGTCCGTAAATTCGATCGCTGGGATCACAGCTTCGACAGGAGGATTGTTTAATTCTACAAATGCAAAAGCAGATCTGAATCCAACTAAAGTAGCAGTGAATTCTTTGAGACCTGTCTTCTCCAAAAATCTACAAGCTTTGAGTTTATAATAATCTCTCTCTGCATCCGTAGCCTTTCTTTCTTCATGAGAGGTATGCAATCCCATGACTTTGATGTCTTCTACATCGTACGGATTTTCTTCGGAGAGAAGAATGCTTTCCAAAACTCTGTGACAAACAAGATCGGGATACCTTCTGATCGGAGAAGTGAAATGACAATAGTCCTTAAAGCCTAAGCCCCAATGCCCAAGTTGCTCTCCCGAATAATAGGCCTGCATAAAGCTTCGTAAAAGAGAGATATTAAACAATCTCTCAGAAGGACTTCCTTCCAATACCCGTAATACTGAGCGAATGGATTCGTAACTCGTATCATGGAGTTGCGTATTGACCCCATTCAAACGAAGGAATGAGTTCAACATTTCCAGCTTCTCTATGTCCATTGGTTCGTGAACACGATAGAGAGTAGGGCGCTCCTTCTTACGAATAAACTCTGCAACTTTAATGTTCGCAGAAAGCATGAACTCTTCGATAAGAATATGAGCCTGCAATCGATCCACAGGTTTGATCTCGATCACATTGTGCTCGGAATCTGTAACAACCTTGGTCTCTTTCAGATTCAAATCCACTCTTCCGGAATCCAAGCGCCTCTTTCTAAGAATATTGGCAAACTTCATCATCTGGAAGA
Above is a window of Leptospira semungkisensis DNA encoding:
- a CDS encoding GMC family oxidoreductase, with the translated sequence MGGIPAANDQIITPNKHAEIIQKEGIKDTWKLKTEAVVIGSGAGGAVVAATLAKAGWKVILIEEGSYFTPAKFTGDEFISQSRLYRDAGFIITEEQTLSILQGKTVGGSTTVNWQTSLYPPDYVTNEWDKRFGWKNYGRQEMDAFVSEVHERIGVHEVPPNLINANNNTLMKGGRALGLHPEVLKNNNRGCIGLGRCGLGCPINAKQSAFLTWIPDAIEAGATVISNMRAQYIKEDGNIKTVVAEFTPDAYEKAPNKIIEKLVIDAQVVIVSAGAIEGPALLQRSGLGNDWVGRNLKVHPTSVNFAIFDDKINMFSGPPQSAVIKDGHNQDNTGYGYWLEVAPFRPTLASSLVPYYGQKQFDVMKKYPNMSGGIVLVRDGADGEANASVKWSLGRRKVYFELTPTDGKNLLKGLKSLAEVQVAAGAKAIVFPFPDVTDPIPVDKNSKFDWILDKSIEPGKVLVGSAHPHGSIQAADSPERGAVDMNFQLYGHKNIFVMDASVYPTGLSVNPQITTMSVNLRAARALAARKAEVLGNK